The window CCGACTATTTTCGTTTTCCAGCGGCCCTTCAAGCGTCTCCATGCCATGAAAGAAAAAGAAGCAGTCTTATTAACATTGCCGAGAAACACGCCGGAAACGGGAAAACGATTAAAATCTCACCACTTTCTGAATAATGTGGCCGCAAAATGGGAAATGGGAAGCAATGGAGAACAAGAAGGCATTTTTTTGACGAAAGAAGGGCATTTAGCGGAAGGCATTGTATCCAATTTTTTTTGGGTAAAAGAGGGAACGATTTTTACTCCTTGTTTACAAACAGGAATTTTAGATGGCGTCACGAGACGATTCATTATGAAATTGGCAGAGCGACTTCATATTCCGGTGCAAGAGGGATATTTTTTTCCAGAAGAATTGGATCATGCAGAAGAAATCTTTTTAACCAATTCCATTATTGAAATTGCTCCAGTTCGAAAAATGGGAGATCGCTTTTATCCGGGAATCCGAGGAAAATACGTGCGTACACTTTGGGAGGAATATCAGCGTTATTGCTCTTATTTATGGTCAGCAAAAGCATTGTCCGTTTAAGTAGTGAATAATCTTTTTCGACATTTGAACACAAGGCTAGGGGAAAGAAAGATCGGGCTTTGGAAGCTGTGTTTAAGAATAGCGTATCTTGAAAGATCTGATAGAAAATTTGCAATTGCATAAAGGGAGCCAAAAACAGAATTTGATGAAATTTTTTAAAACCAAAAAATTGACAGAATTCTTATGATATGACTATGATAAAAATGGTTTAACAGTTAAAAAGAACGGTCATGTTAGGAGGATGGGAAATGGAGTATCGTATTGAAAAGGACACCCTTGGCGAAGTGAAGGTTCCGAAAGACAAATATTGGGGTGCGCAAACAGAAAGAAGTCGAAATAACTTTAAAATTAGTATAGAAAAAATGCCTCTTGATCTCATTTATGCTTATGCTCATTTAAAGAAAGCAGCGGCTGTTGTGAATCATGAGTTAGGAAAATTAAGCGCTGCCAAAAAAGAAGCTATTGTGCAAGTATGCGATGAGATTTTAGAAGGAAAATGGGATGAACATTTTCCGTTGTCTGTTTGGCAAACAGGAAGCGGCACTCAGACGAACATGAATGTCAATGAAGTTATTTCTCATCGCGGGAATGAACTGTTGCATAATGAAGAAACGATTCATCCAAACGACGATGTCAACATGTCTCAAAGTTCAAATGACACATTTCCTACAGCTATGCATATTGCCGTGTACAATGCCTTTCAAAAACGGCTTGTCCCTGCGTTGCAGCAATTAAAGGCCACACTGAAAGACAAAGAAGTTCAATACATGAAATTGATTAAAATCGGAAGAACTCACTTACAGGATGCTACACCATTAACGCTTGGGCAAGAAATTTCAGGTTGGCGGACCATGTTGGAGCGGACGGAACAAATGCTGAAAGATTCCAGTGCCTACATTCTAAATCTGGCTATTGGGGGAACCGCAGTTGGAACAGGAATCAACGCAGACCCCACATTTGGCCCCAAAGTGGCAAAAGAACTGGAGAAACAGACAGGATATCCGTTCCGATCTTCTGATAATAAATTTCATGCTTTGACAAGCCATGATGAAATCGTTCACTTCCACGGTGCATTGAAAGCGTTGGCGGCGGATTTAATGAAGATCGCCAATGATATTCGGTGGCTTGCAAGCGGGCCGAGAAGCGGACTGGGAGAATTGACGATCCCGGCTAATGAACCGGGAAGTTCTATTATGCCAGGAAAGGTAAACCCTACTCAATGCGAAGCAATTACCATGATAGCGGCACAAGTTTTTGGCAATGATGCTACAATTGGATTTGCCGCCAGTCAGGGAAATTTTGAATTAAATGTCTTTAAACCGGTTATTATATATAATGTTCTCCAATCCATCCGCTTATTGGCAGACGGAATGGTTTCTTTTGAAGAGAAATGTGTCCGTGGTATAGAAGCCAATCAAGAAGTGATCGATAAATTAATGAATCAATCTTTAATGTTGGTCACGGCCTTAAACCCATATATCGGTTATGAAAAAGCAGCCGAAATTGCAAAATTGGCGTTTAAAGAGGGGACGACATTAAAAGAAGCCGCATTAAAAACTGGATATGTAACAGAAGAACAATTTGATGAATGGGTGGACCCATCCAGAATGATTCATTTGTAGGCGAAATCCTTAAGCTAGTTATGTTCTTTTTTTGAAAGAAGGTCTATGATTTAGTGAAAGGTTACTTAGTTGACTTTAATCGTTAATGGAAGAAGGAGAGGCATCAGAAAAGATGCCTCTCCACAGCCATATCCTATTCAGTTATTGTTGTTGACCTTGGTAACCGCTGATTTGTTGTTGAGCTAAAGAAACCAAACGTTTTGTAATTTCTCCCCCTACAGAACCGTTAGCGCGGGAAGTCGTATCTGCTCCAAGATTGACTCCAAATTCTTGAGCGATTTCGTATTTCATTTGGTCGATAGCTTGTTGAGCGCCTGCTACTACTAATTGGTTGCTGCTATTGCTTCTATTTGTTGCCATTTTAAGTTCATCTCCTTATTGTATTTTTTGGGTTAGGTTGGAATTGCACCAGACTAAAGGAATCAATTTTCCTTTTCCGCTTGGCTAACCCGAGATGTTGTGAATGAATGTTATGATTGGCTGGCTGTACTAGTATTATGTTTCGGTTTTTTTGTATTATTCGAAGATCGGCAAGGTAGTTATTTCCTTTTATAAAGGAGAAACCCGCTTCTTTATCAAAACGTGCCGACTCCTGAAACGAAGATCCCTCCTGCAATAGAGTTGCCGACGACTCGTCTATTGCGGCGGGATCTTCTTTGTTAAAATTATTGGTTCGGAGGATCTTCTTCTACGAATGGATGGGCTTCTTCGATATTCGCCCTATTTCCATGCAAATGAACCGATCCTCCGGAAAGCCCTTCATTTATCATGCGATCCACATCCAAAAATAATTCATCTTTTCCTTCAAAGTTGGTGTCCGGCAAAAAGGATGCTTCCTGTTTTTTTATTCCCATTTTCATCTCCTCCTTAGTTTTTATTTTGCCGAAGAAGGAGGAAGAGTATTCTTTTTGGCTGGACAAAACCTGTTTTTTCGGTATTGTTTCGCGATTGATCAGCTGTTGGCTGTAGTGATCTATAGATGCGCAGAAAACAGAAATAAGGCACTTTTCGACAGATAAAGTGCGTTAATAAATGGGAAAAGCGTTTTTTTTATTGAGGGGAAAACTCCAATCATCCTTTTGTGCCTTCAAAATTTGTTTTTTCGAAAAATAATTGCGTTAAATGTTCTAATCGTTTCTTTTCAATTTCAATTTCGTCAAAACTCATTGGCTTTGCATTGACTTCAAATAATACTAATTCTCCTGTCTTTTTCTTGCCGATATCCATTGAGAATTCCCCGAAAAAATCAAACTCTTTAGAAAGTTGATGGCCGCAGGCGTTGGCCAGATCTGAAATTTGTTTTTCCAATGCCGGGGAGGCAAGATGTTGAAAGGGTATTCGTTTTCCGCCGTTTGTCGTATGTGTGGTAATCTGCTGTTTGGTTGATACTCTGACTCCGATACCAGTAACGATGTAGTTTTTGTTTTGATAGTGAACAAGAACGCGAAAATCGTATTTATTTCCATTTATTTTTTCTGTTTCCACCGCTTCTTGAAGAATATATTGTCCTGTCCATTCCTCTTTTCTGTCAGCATAGCACGATTCAATGGAAGGATATTGACGTTTTTGATGTACATTTTGGCAAGTGACGGCTCCGTTTTCCTCAAATATTAACAAATCAATTCCATTTCCTTGAGAAAGGGATCGATGTTTTGCGTACAACCGTTTTTTTTCTGACAAAAAGGAATGAAACGAGTCCAAATTTTGAAAGGGACGGGTTTCTGGTAAATAGTCGGATAAAAATTTATCTTTCTTAAAGGCCTGGTATACTTCCCATTTATTAAGATAAGAAGGATTAAAAAAAGGAATGCCTTTATTTCCCAGAATGCGAACGAAATTTTGAAAGGAGCGACTTTTTTCTTTTGCTCTGCTCGGCATTCGATTGTAGACTAAATCGGGAAAGGGGAACCTGGCATCGAGCCAAGTTTCTGATTCTATGTGATAAATGGAGCCGTCGATAAAATCGTCGTTAATTCCGTCAAGGCAAAAAATATAAGAAAGCCCCCCTTTTGCCTGCAGTGCCATTTGTATGTTTTTAAAAAGCGGAATGTTTCCATAATAAGAGTCGTCCGCTGCACAACCGGTTAAAATTCCAACCAATGGCCCGATTTTTCCTTTTTTTGGAGTAACGGTAAACTCTTTTTCCGTTTTATGGCCATTTTTAAGAGGATGCAACTCGTCGGAACCAAAAATAAAAAAGGTGTGATCGGAATTATTGTGGCACCATTTTTGATGATCGGCATCATAATAAATGTTCATAGGAAAGCTCCTCTTCATCCAAAATGGATTTTTCCATCAAGTAAACACTAAACAGTAAAGACATTTTGCGAGTTAATTGCTCGAATTTTTTTAAATCTGGATGAATAAAAATGGATCTTCCAGGTTTGGAATTGGCTTCAAAAAACCATACTCGTCCTTCTCGATCAATTCCAAAGTCGAATCCGATTTCGGCTACGATTCCGTCTATTTGAGTGTCCACCGCTTGAGAAAGCGTTAGGGCGGCCTGTTCTAATTTTGACTGGTAAGTTTCCAATAAAGCTGGTTCCGGAAAAATTTCTTCTAAGCTTTTTACTTCTCCGCCGTTTTTTAAATGGGTTGTCACGCTTCCTTTTCCGGCTACTTTGGCGGCCATTGCGGTCACTTTCCATTGTCCGTCCAAATCTTTATTGGTGTGGACGCGAAAATCAAGCGGTCTATTGTCATGGCGTAAAAGAGAAATTCCTTGCTGTAAAAGCATTTGCGGGAAAGTCCGTTTCGAAAAACGAGAAGAAACAAATTCATGCAAATTCTTGACTTTTAGCAAATGGTTGCCTTTTTGGTCATGAAAGCGGCAGTAATAAACTTGGTCCTTATCCTGTATAAATTGGTAGATCCCTTTTCCTGAACTGCCGTTCATTGGCTTCAAATAAATATTTTTCCAACGATTTAGCATGGCTTTTAATTGGTCTATGGATGTGAAAACTTCTGTTTCCGGCAGATATGGATTGGCATCCTTATTTTGTTTCAAATATTCAAAAATTTCGTGTTTATTGAAGAACCCCGGGTTATACCAAGGAATTAAATAATCCTTTTGCAGTTTTTTCTTGGCTTTTCGGTAAGAAGGATTTTTTTCGCTTCTACGGTTCGGCAGCCGGTCATAGATGACGTTTGGAAAGGGAAATTGGTTGATCTTCCATTTATTTTCCGAAAAGTAATAGCCGGAAATGATCCCGCTGTCCCAGTCGATTTGCTGTTCCCCGAAAACATACGTAATCACACCCAAGGAGTCTTGCAAGGAGAGCAGTTTTGCAAAAAACTCTGTTCTCTTGCCTATTGGCCGAAGAGGGAAAGGGGTGAATCCAGATGAAAAAATGCCGATTAAAGGACCAATGATATACGTATCTCCGGATATAAATAAGTGACACGATTTTGCTTGAGATGGGACCAACAGTTTTTCTGCAAGAGCAGAACTAATGGATAGGATATTCCGTCTGTTCATATGGATGTTGGACAAATTTTCTTCTACTTTCGTACCAAAACAAATTCTGATTTTTTCAGACGGAGGTTTTTGCAAATCTTTTGGGAGATAAATAAATTCTTTCTCATCTTCTACGATTTCGAGACGATAGAATTTTTTCATTAGACCACCTCATGAAGAATTTTTCGTATAACGAACGAAAGTTTGCTTCAGTCATTTCATTCATCACGGTTCTGTTCATCAAATTCCATTCTTTTTCTCCACTTTTTTCCTGCAATGTAAAAAATAGCCATTGCGGACGGGCGAAAAGTGTTCGTATGAATGGCTTCTTTTTTGGACGGTTTTGAATTCACCTCAATGAGCCAAATTTTCCCCTTTTGATCGATTCCGATATCTACTCCCAATTCGAAAAAGTTTCCATCTGAACGCTGATGTACAGCTTGTGCCACCTTTACAGCAAGTTGTATCATCGTTTGATATATATGAAAAAAATCGGTCGGGAAAAATTTCTTTAAGATGGTTTTTGGTTTTTCCAAATGCCCTCCTTGAGAAATATTGGAAACAATTGCTTTGTTTTTCCCGGTTCGAGCGACAATGGATGTTACTTTCCAGCCATGATCGCCTTGCCAATGGCAAAGCAATCGAAAATCCAGCAAACAATCTTGTGGCGTAAGAAGGTCAATTTTTTTTTGAATGAGAAACGAAGAGGGGTCTAACGAGTGGAATAGTTTTGTTAGAAAAGGTTGGATTTCTATGGTTTCATCCATATCAAGCATTTCTCCGGTTGATCGGATGAACATTTTTCCATCTTTTTGTTCAGCATAAATAATGTCTTTACCTTGGCTTCCTGCGATCGGTTTTATATAAACCGGTGAATTTGCCAGCATTTGCAAAAGAGAATCTTTCGTTAAAAGTTTTGTTTCTGGTAGATAAGGACGGATATCGTCACTCTCTTGAAGAAACTCAAAAACTTTCCACTTATCCAAAAATGATTCGTTAAAAAAGCAAATGCAGTGCTTCTTTACTACTCTCTTAACGTTTCGAAACGCACGAGAAGATTCTTTTTTTCGCGAGTGTATCCGTTGTAGATGACATCCGGAATCGGAAGGGTTTCTTTTTTCCATTCATGTTCTTCTCGATAATAGCCTGTTTTCTTATAAAAGTCGTTCAAGTTGGCAACATACATAAAGCCGCCTTTTTTTCGGAATATTTGATCCACTTCTTTGCAAAACTCTTCAATAGAAGGAAATTGTATGTTTCCTTTTGAGCCTTTTATTTCCGTTAAGATGGCAATCACCGGACCTAAAAAAAGCGTGGCCGAATCCGCCGCATAGTAGCCTTGCCATTTTCGCTCTAAAAAGAATAAATTTCTTTTACCGTCGTTTTTCATTTGAAACCAACTCTCATTGGTCCGTTCCGCATCCTGTTTTTTAAGATCGAACTTCCAATGGCCTACACATAATTTCAATGGGTTTATGTTTAACGCTTCAGTTGGAAAAAACGAAATTTGGACGGATTTTTCATCTTGCCATTGTTCTATTTTTACATGTAAGTCGAAAAACATGAGCGATTCCCCGTTTGCACTTTTTCCGTGTGAAATTTTATAATGAAGCAATGGGCAATTGCTGATGTTTTCATCGTATGAAGGAAGAGCGTAAAAGGTTCATATGTCGAAAACTCGGGAAGGAGATACGAAATGTCAGGTTCTTTACTTGTATTATTTATGGTCATAATTGGAGCCGTTATTGGCGGAATTACGAACGCCATTGCCATTTTAATGCTGTTTCGCCCCCATCGCAGTCTGTATATCGGGAAATGGCATATTCCCTTTACACCCGGATTGATTCCGAAACGGCGAAAAGAAATTGCTTTTCAGCTTGGGAAAATGGTATCCGATCATTTAGTTACGCCGCAAAGCATTCAAAAGAAATTTCAAGATCCGCAATTTCTTCAAGATATGACCTCGCTTGTTCAACAAGAAGCAAAACGATTGTTCACTTCGGAAAAAACGATCAAAGAATGGATGGAATTGGCCGGGGTACAAGATCCGGAAAAGCGATTGGAAAGATATCTGAAAAAGAAAATGGAAAAAACGATTGTGGAAGTGGGGAATTCTTATTCAAGCCAGATTATTAAAGATGTCCTTTCGCCTGAAACGATTCGAAAGTTGGAAGAAAAACTTCCGGATGTGAGTGCCTATATTTTACAACATGCAATGAACTACTTTTCAAGTTCGGAAGGTAAACAAAGAGTGAAAAAAATGCTGGATGACTTTTTGGCGGAACGAGGCATGATGGGAAGTATGCTTCAAATGCTTTTGGGCAATTCCTCGATTGTCGATAAAATACTGCCTGAAATGATGAAATTTTTACGCAATCCAGGGACGAATGAAATACTTCTTTCTATCATAAGGGCTGAGTTCGAAAAAATGTTGGAATGGAAATGGGAGCGTATTTTGTCGGAATGGCTGGATAAGAACACGGTAGAGAAAGGAACGGAATTTATCGTTCGTCAATTAAATACGGAAACATTTTTTCAAAAAACACTCTCTGATCTGCTGAATTCTTATGAAGAAGAAATTTTAAAGCAATATATCCCACGGCTAGTTGAAAAAGCAGCCCCATTTTTTTCGAATCGTATCCAAACCATTGTAGAAAAATTACGGATCGCGGATATTGTCCGTGAAGAGGTAGAGTCTTTTTCTCTCGAGCGTATTGAAAAAATGGTGATTGAAATAGCTAATAAAGAATTAAAGGCTATTACCTATTTAGGTGCATTGCTGGGAGGAGTCATCGGCTTGCTGCAAGGGTTTGTGACGTTGCTGTTTCCATAAGAAATCAAAGTTGTCAGGAACATTCTCGCTTTCTAGTTCATAATTTGCTATAGTTGAGTGGCAGTTTTAGTGAAAGAAAATATAGAAAAAACGGCTGATGGCAATGTTGTTGTCCCATTTACGGGTGGATGGCATAGCCAAACAGGAGGAGGGTCCTGCATGGAAAATCTTTATGAGAATGCTCGAGGCTTGGAAAAAGCTTTGCGTCAAAGCGATGAATACGTGAATTTAAAAAAATTATTTTATGCAGTGAATAATGATGAATCAGCAAGAAATTTATTTGAGAACTTCCGCAATATTCAAATGCGTTTGCAGGAAAAACAAATGATGGGGCAAAACATTTCGGAAGAAGAAGTGATTCAAGCACAAAAAGCGGCAGCTCTTGTTCAGCAGAACGGAAAAATTGCACAATTAATGGACGCAGAACAGCGGATGAGTACGGTTATCAATGAACTGAACAAAATTATAATGAAACCGCTCGACGAATTATACGGACCGTTCAATGGATAAAGAAAAGAGCGGCTGATGGTTTTCGCATAGAAATACCGATAGTGGGGGGATTTTTTATCCTCCACTATTGTGATTTGTTCTTTTTATATGGCAAATCAAAAAGAGAAACCTTATGGGATTGTCATTGTCTTCATGTAGTTTCAATGAAAAAAAGTAAAAAAAATTATTGACTTATTATAATATAGGTGCTATTATTCTATATGTCACTTCGATAGTAAGTGAAAGTTCAATAGAAATTAGCGATTGAACAATGATTGCCATACTATGAAAGATACGATGCGATGATCCTTGAAAACTGAACAAAACGAAGCGTAAACCAATGTTTCAATCGAAACAAGCCAAGTCAAATTTCTTTTTGGAGAGTTTGATCCTGGCTCAGGACGAACGCTGGCGGCGTGCCTAATACATGCAAGTCGAGCGGACTTTCAAGAAGCTTGCTTTTTGAAAGTTAGCGGCGGACGGGTGAGTAACACGTGGGCAACCTGCCTGCAAGACGGGGATAACTCCGGGAAACCGGGGCTAATACCGGATAATATCTTCCTTCGCATGAAGGAAGGTTGAAAGGCGGCGCAAGCTGCCGCTTGCAGATGGGCCCGCGGCGCATTAGCTAGTTGGTGAGGTAACGGCTCACCAAGGCGACGATGCGTAGCCGACCTGAGAGGGTGATCGGCCACACTGGGACTGAGACACGGCCCAGACTCCTACGGGAGGCAGCAGTAGGGAATCTTCCGCAATGGACGAAAGTCTGACGGAGCAACGCCGCGTGAGCGAAGAAGGTCTTCGGATCGTAAAGCTCTGTTGTCAGGGAAGAACAAGTACCGTTCGAACAGGGCGGTACCTTGACGGTACCTGACCAGAAAGCCACGGCTAACTACGTGCCAGCAGCCGCGGTAATACGTAGGTGGCAAGCGTTGTCCGGAATTATTGGGCGTAAAGCGCGCGCAGGCGGTCTCTTAAGTCTGATGTGAAAGCCCACGGCTCAACCGTGGAGGGTCATTGGAAACTGGGAGACTTGAGTGCAGAAGAGGAGAGCGGAATTCCACGTGTAGCGGTGAAATGCGTAGAGATGTGGAGGAACACCAGTGGCGAAGGCGGCTCTCTGGTCTGTAACTGACGCTGAGGCGCGAAAGCGTGGGGAGCGAACAGGATTAGATACCCTGGTAGTCCACGCCGTAAACGATGAGTGCTAAGTGTTAGAGGGCTTCCACCCTTTAGTGCTGCAGCTAACGCATTAAGCACTCCGCCTGGGGAGTACGGCCGCAAGGCTGAAACTCAAAGGAATTGACGGGGGCCCGCACAAGCGGTGGAGCATGTGGTTTAATTCGAAGCAACGCGAAGAACCTTACCAGGTCTTGACATCCTTCGCTACCTCTAGAGATAGAGGGTTCCCCTTCGGGGGACGGAGTGACAGGTGGTGCATGGTTGTCGTCAGCTCGTGTCGTGAGATGTTGGGTTAAGTCCCGCAACGAGCGCAACCCTTGACCTTAGTTGCCAGCATTCAGTTGGGCACTCTAAGGTGACTGCCGGTGACAAACCGGAGGAAGGTGGGGATGACGTCAAATCATCATGCCCCTTATGACCTGGGCTACACACGTGCTACAATGGATGGTACAAAGGGTCGCGAAACCGCGAGGTGGAGCTAATCCCAAAAAACCATTCTCAGTTCGGATTGCAGGCTGCAACTCGCCTGCATGAAGCCGGAATCGCTAGTAATCGCGGATCAGCATGCCGCGGTGAATACGTTCCCGGGCCTTGTACACACCGCCCGTCACACCACGAGAGTTTGCAACACCCGAAGTCGGTGAGGTAACCCTTACGGGAGCCAGCCGCCGAAGGTGGGGCAGATGATTGGGGTGAAGTCGTAACAAGGTAGCCGTATCGGAAGGTGCGGCTGGATCACCTCCTTTCTAAGGAAGAAGAAAAGCAGAGGCGACTGTTCAGGTGCGACAAGCACAAGACAGCTTGCGAGGAGGTAGTATTTCAACCACCGCAGCAAGATGGATTGTGACCTCGAGCACCTAGGAGCCGGAGCTGGACAGATATCAATTGTACGCTTTCGTTTTGTTCAGTTTTGAAGGATTTCATCCTTCCAAGTTGTTCCTTGAAAACTAGATAGAAAAAAGAAGCAGCATAAACCGAGTATCGCCATCTAGGATAAAACCAACATGGTTAAGTTAGAAAGGGCGCACGGTGGATGCCTTGGCACTAGGAGCCGATGAAGGACGGGACTAACTCCGAAAAGCTCCGGGGAGCTGTACGTAAGCGTTGATCCGGAGATTTCCGAATGGGGAAACCCGCTGCCCGTAATGGGGCAGCATCCTTGCCTGAATCCATAGGGTAAGGAAGGCAACCCGGGGAACTGAAACATCTAAGTACCCGGAGGAAGAGAAAGCAACAGCGATTCCCTGAGTAGCGGCGAGCGAAACGGGAACAGCCCAAACCAGAAGGCTTGCCTTCTGGGGTTGTAGGACACCAATGGTGGAGTCACAAAGGAACGAGGTAGACGAAGAGGTCTGGAAAGGCCCGTCAGAGAAGGTAACAACCCTGTAGTCGAAACTTCGTTCCCTCCCTGGTGGATCCTGAGTACGGCGGGACACGAGGAATCCCGTCGGAAGCTGGGAGGACCATCTCCCAAGGCTAAATACTCCCTAGTGACCGATAGTGAACCAGTACCGTGAGGGAAAGGTGAAAAGCACCCCGGGAGGGGAGTGAAAGAGAACCTGAAACCGTGTGCCTACAAGTAGTCAGAGCCCGTTTACGGGTGATGGCGTGCCTTTTGTAGAATGAACCGGCGAGTTGCGATCTCATGCGAGGTTAAGTCGGAAAGACGGAGCCGCAGCGAAAGCGAGTCTGAACAGGGCGCATGAGTATGGGGTCGCAGACCCGAAACCAGGTGATCTACCCATGTCCAGGGTGAAGGTGAGGTAACACTTACTGGAGGCCCGAACCCACGCACGTTGAAAAGTGCGGGGATGAGGTGTGGGTAGGGGTGAAATTCCAATCGAACTTGGAGATAGCTGGTTCTCTCCGAAATAGCTTTAGGGCTAGCCTCAAGGAAAGAGTCTTGGAGGTAGAGCACTGTTTGGACTAGGGGCCCTCATCGGGTTACCGAATTCAGACAAACTCCGAATGCCAGCGACTTATCCTTGGGAGTCAGACTGCGAGTGATAAGATCCGTGGTCAAAAGGGAAACAGCCCAGACCGCCAGCTAAGGTCCCAAAGTATACGTTAAGTGGAAAAGGATGTGGAATTGCTTAGACAACCAGGATGTTG of the Bacillus smithii genome contains:
- the pabC gene encoding aminodeoxychorismate lyase, whose translation is MIVYLNGQFIEKEKAMISPFDHGYLYGLGVFETIPTYSGHPFLLDDHLERLNEGLKELRIRASITRKKALDIIQELCRRNGLPDSSVRLNVSAGLGEMGMQIEPYHRPTIFVFQRPFKRLHAMKEKEAVLLTLPRNTPETGKRLKSHHFLNNVAAKWEMGSNGEQEGIFLTKEGHLAEGIVSNFFWVKEGTIFTPCLQTGILDGVTRRFIMKLAERLHIPVQEGYFFPEELDHAEEIFLTNSIIEIAPVRKMGDRFYPGIRGKYVRTLWEEYQRYCSYLWSAKALSV
- the fumC gene encoding class II fumarate hydratase: MEYRIEKDTLGEVKVPKDKYWGAQTERSRNNFKISIEKMPLDLIYAYAHLKKAAAVVNHELGKLSAAKKEAIVQVCDEILEGKWDEHFPLSVWQTGSGTQTNMNVNEVISHRGNELLHNEETIHPNDDVNMSQSSNDTFPTAMHIAVYNAFQKRLVPALQQLKATLKDKEVQYMKLIKIGRTHLQDATPLTLGQEISGWRTMLERTEQMLKDSSAYILNLAIGGTAVGTGINADPTFGPKVAKELEKQTGYPFRSSDNKFHALTSHDEIVHFHGALKALAADLMKIANDIRWLASGPRSGLGELTIPANEPGSSIMPGKVNPTQCEAITMIAAQVFGNDATIGFAASQGNFELNVFKPVIIYNVLQSIRLLADGMVSFEEKCVRGIEANQEVIDKLMNQSLMLVTALNPYIGYEKAAEIAKLAFKEGTTLKEAALKTGYVTEEQFDEWVDPSRMIHL
- a CDS encoding alpha/beta-type small acid-soluble spore protein; this translates as MATNRSNSSNQLVVAGAQQAIDQMKYEIAQEFGVNLGADTTSRANGSVGGEITKRLVSLAQQQISGYQGQQQ
- a CDS encoding YheC/YheD family protein, translated to MNIYYDADHQKWCHNNSDHTFFIFGSDELHPLKNGHKTEKEFTVTPKKGKIGPLVGILTGCAADDSYYGNIPLFKNIQMALQAKGGLSYIFCLDGINDDFIDGSIYHIESETWLDARFPFPDLVYNRMPSRAKEKSRSFQNFVRILGNKGIPFFNPSYLNKWEVYQAFKKDKFLSDYLPETRPFQNLDSFHSFLSEKKRLYAKHRSLSQGNGIDLLIFEENGAVTCQNVHQKRQYPSIESCYADRKEEWTGQYILQEAVETEKINGNKYDFRVLVHYQNKNYIVTGIGVRVSTKQQITTHTTNGGKRIPFQHLASPALEKQISDLANACGHQLSKEFDFFGEFSMDIGKKKTGELVLFEVNAKPMSFDEIEIEKKRLEHLTQLFFEKTNFEGTKG
- a CDS encoding YheC/YheD family protein, whose translation is MKKFYRLEIVEDEKEFIYLPKDLQKPPSEKIRICFGTKVEENLSNIHMNRRNILSISSALAEKLLVPSQAKSCHLFISGDTYIIGPLIGIFSSGFTPFPLRPIGKRTEFFAKLLSLQDSLGVITYVFGEQQIDWDSGIISGYYFSENKWKINQFPFPNVIYDRLPNRRSEKNPSYRKAKKKLQKDYLIPWYNPGFFNKHEIFEYLKQNKDANPYLPETEVFTSIDQLKAMLNRWKNIYLKPMNGSSGKGIYQFIQDKDQVYYCRFHDQKGNHLLKVKNLHEFVSSRFSKRTFPQMLLQQGISLLRHDNRPLDFRVHTNKDLDGQWKVTAMAAKVAGKGSVTTHLKNGGEVKSLEEIFPEPALLETYQSKLEQAALTLSQAVDTQIDGIVAEIGFDFGIDREGRVWFFEANSKPGRSIFIHPDLKKFEQLTRKMSLLFSVYLMEKSILDEEELSYEHLL
- a CDS encoding YheC/YheD family protein translates to MEKRNPSDSGCHLQRIHSRKKESSRAFRNVKRVVKKHCICFFNESFLDKWKVFEFLQESDDIRPYLPETKLLTKDSLLQMLANSPVYIKPIAGSQGKDIIYAEQKDGKMFIRSTGEMLDMDETIEIQPFLTKLFHSLDPSSFLIQKKIDLLTPQDCLLDFRLLCHWQGDHGWKVTSIVARTGKNKAIVSNISQGGHLEKPKTILKKFFPTDFFHIYQTMIQLAVKVAQAVHQRSDGNFFELGVDIGIDQKGKIWLIEVNSKPSKKEAIHTNTFRPSAMAIFYIAGKKWRKRMEFDEQNRDE
- a CDS encoding DUF445 domain-containing protein, encoding MSGSLLVLFMVIIGAVIGGITNAIAILMLFRPHRSLYIGKWHIPFTPGLIPKRRKEIAFQLGKMVSDHLVTPQSIQKKFQDPQFLQDMTSLVQQEAKRLFTSEKTIKEWMELAGVQDPEKRLERYLKKKMEKTIVEVGNSYSSQIIKDVLSPETIRKLEEKLPDVSAYILQHAMNYFSSSEGKQRVKKMLDDFLAERGMMGSMLQMLLGNSSIVDKILPEMMKFLRNPGTNEILLSIIRAEFEKMLEWKWERILSEWLDKNTVEKGTEFIVRQLNTETFFQKTLSDLLNSYEEEILKQYIPRLVEKAAPFFSNRIQTIVEKLRIADIVREEVESFSLERIEKMVIEIANKELKAITYLGALLGGVIGLLQGFVTLLFP
- a CDS encoding YlbF family regulator, translating into MENLYENARGLEKALRQSDEYVNLKKLFYAVNNDESARNLFENFRNIQMRLQEKQMMGQNISEEEVIQAQKAAALVQQNGKIAQLMDAEQRMSTVINELNKIIMKPLDELYGPFNG